A stretch of the Candidatus Binataceae bacterium genome encodes the following:
- a CDS encoding ABC transporter substrate-binding protein, producing the protein MITPPPMSETTSRQASWPGAIFAVARVAVVVALVAVAFDRVVGGRHRAAPPAPAGYLHVDLETSPIALDPRFATDAISSRTSELVFDALVRADAHGQFFGDLAESFERPTPTTLVFHLRGGLRFSDGRPLGARDIKYTYDSILDPASASPKRIALRELAAIAAPDDATIVMTTRGPYASAFDMATIGVVPQGTAPPGKAGVRWPAASGAFEVASFARDEALILRRNPVRPSAPGAIAGIVFKVVPDPTVRALELAEGVCDLAENNIQPDLLGYLGMRPDLVINQSPGSEYYYLEFNFRDPHLRDLRVRQAIAYAISREAIVGSLYKGAGRVASGMLAPENWAYDGDVERYPYDPFKASRLLDEAGYPIGPTGTRDLKFVYKTTPEGRRLAEAIQAMLRRIGITLDIRTNEFATFYSDIQKGNFDLTSLDWVADNLTHQYYMVFDSRMTPPNGSNRGNYSNPAMDRLLERAETTLEPAARREIYAQVQKAAAADLPYVSLWWMDNVVVINRRVKGFTPFPNGSLRSFANVSFAPASGNARP; encoded by the coding sequence ATGATCACGCCGCCCCCGATGAGCGAGACGACGAGCAGGCAGGCATCCTGGCCCGGTGCGATTTTCGCTGTTGCCCGCGTGGCCGTGGTGGTTGCGCTCGTCGCCGTGGCGTTCGACCGCGTCGTCGGCGGGCGCCATCGCGCGGCCCCACCGGCGCCCGCCGGCTATCTCCACGTCGATCTCGAAACCTCGCCCATCGCCCTCGATCCGCGGTTCGCAACCGACGCAATTTCCTCGCGCACGAGCGAGCTGGTCTTCGATGCGCTGGTGAGAGCGGATGCGCATGGTCAGTTCTTCGGCGACCTGGCCGAAAGTTTCGAACGGCCGACGCCCACCACGCTGGTCTTCCATCTGCGCGGAGGTTTGCGCTTCAGCGACGGGCGGCCACTTGGCGCGCGCGACATCAAGTATACCTACGATTCGATTCTCGATCCCGCCTCCGCCTCGCCCAAGCGGATCGCCCTGCGCGAGCTTGCAGCAATCGCCGCGCCCGACGACGCGACGATCGTGATGACGACCAGGGGGCCGTATGCGTCCGCGTTCGATATGGCGACGATCGGCGTGGTACCGCAGGGCACGGCGCCACCGGGCAAGGCCGGCGTGCGATGGCCGGCCGCAAGCGGCGCTTTCGAGGTCGCAAGCTTCGCGCGCGATGAGGCGCTGATCCTGAGGCGTAATCCGGTTCGCCCATCCGCGCCCGGCGCGATCGCCGGAATCGTGTTCAAGGTGGTGCCCGATCCGACGGTGCGCGCGCTCGAGCTGGCCGAGGGCGTGTGCGATCTCGCCGAGAACAATATCCAGCCCGACCTGCTGGGGTACCTGGGGATGCGCCCCGACCTGGTTATCAATCAATCGCCCGGAAGCGAATATTACTACCTCGAGTTCAACTTTCGCGATCCGCATCTGCGCGATTTGCGCGTGCGCCAGGCGATTGCCTATGCGATCAGCCGTGAGGCGATCGTCGGCTCGCTCTACAAGGGGGCCGGGCGCGTCGCGAGCGGGATGCTCGCTCCCGAGAACTGGGCCTATGACGGCGACGTCGAGCGTTATCCCTACGACCCATTCAAGGCGTCCAGGCTGCTCGACGAGGCCGGCTATCCGATCGGCCCGACCGGCACGCGCGATCTGAAGTTCGTCTACAAGACCACGCCCGAGGGCCGCCGTCTCGCCGAAGCGATACAGGCAATGCTCAGGCGGATCGGAATCACGCTCGACATCCGCACCAACGAGTTCGCGACTTTCTACAGCGATATCCAGAAAGGCAATTTCGACTTGACCTCGCTCGACTGGGTCGCGGACAACCTCACGCATCAATACTACATGGTGTTCGATTCCAGGATGACTCCGCCGAACGGCTCCAACCGCGGCAACTACTCGAACCCCGCGATGGATCGTCTGCTCGAGCGGGCCGAGACGACGCTCGAGCCGGCCGCGCGACGCGAGATTTACGCCCAGGTCCAGAAAGCCGCTGCCGCCGACTTGCCGTACGTGTCGCTCTGGTGGATGGACAACGTGGTGGTGATAAATCGCCGCGTGAAAGGCTTCACGCCATTTCCCAACGGCAGCCTGCGTTCGTTCGCGAACGTGTCGTTCGCGCCCGCATCGGGGAACGCGAGGCCGTGA
- a CDS encoding ABC transporter permease, giving the protein MTGYFVRRLAALIPVALGVATLTFALIHLVPGDPVTVMLGDTAGPADVAGLRQQLGLDRPLVVQYAEFLRGLTRGDLGESISMKEPVARLIVERFPATLELAGAAMLVAIALAIPLGLIAGANPGGGADMGAMGFAILGISVPHLCLGPLVMIVFSLKLGWLPLTGRGGLAHLVLPAVTMGTALAAILARMLRKSLIQVREADYIRTARSKGLSAFAALMRHGLRNALTPVITLLALETGALLTGAIVTEMIFSWPGMGRLLIAAISARDYPLVEGCVLTFAFTYVVVNMATDLVYAIVDPRIRLLRA; this is encoded by the coding sequence GTGACTGGCTATTTCGTCCGCCGCCTTGCCGCGTTGATTCCGGTCGCGCTCGGCGTCGCGACGCTGACCTTCGCGCTCATTCATCTGGTACCCGGCGACCCTGTGACCGTAATGCTGGGCGATACCGCCGGGCCTGCCGATGTTGCCGGCCTGCGCCAACAACTGGGACTCGATCGGCCACTTGTGGTGCAGTATGCCGAGTTTTTGCGGGGGCTCACGCGCGGCGATCTCGGGGAGTCGATCTCGATGAAGGAGCCGGTTGCGCGGCTGATCGTTGAGCGCTTCCCTGCGACGCTGGAGTTGGCGGGGGCCGCGATGCTGGTTGCGATCGCGCTCGCTATTCCGCTCGGTCTAATCGCGGGCGCGAATCCGGGCGGCGGCGCCGATATGGGCGCGATGGGTTTCGCGATCCTGGGGATCTCCGTGCCCCATCTGTGTCTCGGCCCCCTGGTGATGATCGTCTTCTCGCTTAAGCTCGGATGGCTTCCCCTGACGGGGCGTGGCGGCCTCGCGCACCTGGTGCTGCCGGCGGTAACGATGGGGACCGCGCTCGCGGCGATCCTGGCGCGGATGCTGCGCAAAAGCCTCATCCAGGTGCGCGAGGCCGACTATATTCGCACCGCGCGCAGCAAGGGCCTGAGCGCGTTTGCCGCGCTGATGCGCCACGGGCTGCGCAACGCGCTGACCCCGGTGATTACGCTGCTCGCACTGGAGACCGGCGCGCTGCTGACCGGCGCGATCGTCACCGAGATGATCTTTTCGTGGCCCGGGATGGGCCGTTTGCTCATCGCGGCGATAAGCGCGCGCGACTATCCGCTGGTCGAAGGCTGCGTGCTCACCTTCGCGTTTACCTACGTGGTGGTCAATATGGCTACCGACCTGGTTTACGCAATCGTGGATCCGCGGATTCGTCTGCTACGAGCGTGA
- a CDS encoding ABC transporter permease: MRRNPSLAVGSSIVAMLAIAAALGPILVHADPLAIDLKETLAPPSPGHWLGCDALGRDMLARVLWGGRLSLAVSTAVVMLSLVAGSVVGGAAALAGGRVDALVMRLIDVVLAFPGFLLAIALAAILGPGLVDLVVALTAMGWTGYARLVRGEVLSLREHEYVEAARALGASPGRLLLRHLMPGLAGPVAVQATFGVGGIIVAEAALSFLGLGVLPPAPSWGNMLDSGRAFMLVAPHLTTAPGVAIGASVLGFNLLGDGLARAVGRRG; the protein is encoded by the coding sequence ATGCGCCGCAATCCGTCGCTCGCCGTAGGCTCGTCGATCGTCGCGATGCTCGCAATTGCGGCGGCGCTCGGGCCGATCCTTGTGCATGCCGATCCGCTGGCGATCGATCTGAAAGAGACGCTCGCCCCGCCCAGTCCCGGCCATTGGCTCGGATGCGACGCGCTTGGGCGCGACATGCTCGCCCGCGTGCTATGGGGCGGGCGGCTCTCTCTTGCGGTCTCGACCGCGGTGGTGATGCTTTCGCTCGTGGCGGGCAGCGTCGTGGGCGGCGCGGCAGCGCTGGCGGGCGGGCGCGTCGATGCGCTCGTCATGCGGCTTATCGATGTAGTGCTCGCGTTTCCCGGCTTCCTGCTCGCGATTGCGCTTGCCGCGATTCTTGGTCCGGGTCTAGTCGACCTGGTAGTCGCGCTGACGGCGATGGGATGGACTGGCTATGCGCGGCTGGTCCGCGGCGAGGTGCTGTCGCTGCGCGAGCACGAGTACGTCGAGGCGGCGCGCGCGCTGGGCGCCTCGCCCGGCCGCCTGTTGCTGCGCCATCTGATGCCCGGTCTTGCCGGTCCGGTCGCGGTGCAGGCGACCTTCGGCGTCGGCGGAATTATCGTTGCTGAGGCCGCGCTCTCGTTCCTCGGGCTGGGCGTGCTGCCACCTGCGCCGAGCTGGGGCAACATGCTGGATAGCGGGCGCGCATTTATGCTCGTCGCGCCGCATCTGACTACCGCGCCGGGCGTGGCGATCGGCGCTTCGGTACTGGGATTCAACCTGCTGGGCGACGGTCTGGCGCGGGCGGTCGGCCGCCGCGGCTGA
- the mtnA gene encoding S-methyl-5-thioribose-1-phosphate isomerase has product MAVRTIEWRNDAVRMIDQRLLPEREVIRVYRDWRGVAEAIRTMVIRGAPAIGVAAAMGVALGMRNVSGARARKRFAKVASGLRATRPTAVNLAWALARMARVVESNLALDAAQLFRRLRDEAIAIYEEDLAANRALGRFGAELLENPSTVLTHCNAGALATAGYGTALGVIRAAREAGKKIAVIADETRPFMQGARLTAWELHKDRIPVTVIADNMAGSVLRNGGVSCVVVGTDRTAANGDVANKIGTYPLAVMARRHGVPFYVAAPLSSIDLACPSGAEIPIEQRSASEITHLGVKQITPRGVKVFNPAFDVTPAELVTAIITERGIAYPPYTESLAALKREA; this is encoded by the coding sequence ATGGCAGTAAGAACTATCGAATGGCGCAACGATGCGGTTCGCATGATTGACCAGCGGCTGCTGCCGGAGCGCGAAGTCATCCGCGTATATCGCGACTGGCGCGGGGTCGCGGAAGCGATCCGGACTATGGTGATTCGCGGCGCGCCCGCGATCGGAGTTGCGGCCGCGATGGGAGTGGCGCTGGGGATGCGCAATGTAAGTGGCGCGCGGGCCCGCAAGCGGTTCGCGAAGGTCGCAAGCGGTCTTCGCGCGACGCGTCCCACTGCGGTCAATCTCGCGTGGGCGTTGGCGCGTATGGCGCGGGTGGTCGAAAGCAACCTCGCTCTCGATGCGGCGCAGCTGTTCCGGCGCCTGCGCGACGAGGCGATCGCCATCTACGAGGAAGACCTCGCCGCCAATCGCGCGCTGGGACGCTTCGGCGCCGAGCTGCTTGAGAATCCGTCGACCGTGCTAACCCATTGCAATGCCGGAGCGCTGGCCACGGCAGGCTATGGCACGGCGCTGGGCGTGATCCGTGCGGCCCGTGAGGCGGGAAAAAAGATCGCGGTCATCGCCGACGAGACGCGGCCCTTCATGCAGGGCGCGCGGCTGACCGCCTGGGAGTTGCACAAGGATCGCATTCCCGTAACGGTGATCGCCGACAACATGGCAGGGAGCGTGCTCCGCAACGGCGGCGTCAGCTGCGTAGTCGTCGGAACCGATCGCACGGCGGCCAACGGCGACGTCGCGAATAAAATCGGCACCTACCCGCTGGCCGTGATGGCGCGGCGCCACGGCGTGCCGTTTTACGTCGCCGCGCCGCTGTCATCGATCGATCTCGCCTGTCCGAGCGGCGCGGAAATTCCGATCGAGCAGCGATCCGCGAGCGAGATTACTCATCTCGGCGTCAAACAGATTACGCCGCGAGGCGTGAAGGTCTTCAACCCCGCCTTTGATGTGACGCCGGCCGAATTGGTTACCGCGATCATTACCGAACGCGGAATCGCTTATCCGCCGTACACTGAAAGCCTGGCCGCGCTCAAGCGCGAAGCCTGA
- a CDS encoding RNA-binding protein, whose product MGRRLYVGNLAWTVTDQDLQDAFSEAGKVDSSQVIIDRATNRSRGFGFVEMATDDAAEAAIKKLNGRDIKGRPIRVNEAQARSGNDRERRPGGGGRDR is encoded by the coding sequence ATGGGTCGTAGACTGTACGTGGGGAATCTAGCTTGGACTGTCACCGACCAGGACCTGCAGGATGCGTTTTCGGAGGCTGGTAAGGTAGATAGTTCTCAGGTCATCATCGACCGTGCGACTAATCGGTCTCGCGGCTTCGGATTCGTAGAGATGGCCACGGATGACGCCGCGGAGGCGGCGATCAAAAAGCTCAACGGCAGGGACATCAAGGGACGCCCGATTCGCGTCAACGAGGCGCAAGCTCGAAGCGGCAACGACCGCGAGCGGCGTCCTGGCGGTGGCGGGCGCGACCGTTAG
- a CDS encoding uracil-DNA glycosylase, whose translation MVERSAFASGAAACTSAASIKPRGAAARLRALSAAMRGCVRCPALVKCRSQVVPGQGAAPARVAFVGLAPGRLGADRTGIPFSGDRSGELLRGMIARAGLRRLFITNVVRCNPRDARGRNRNPSAREIANCSGHLAAELALVHPQVVVCLGAVAWRRLAGSAAPFRPRRGAVLHSGGTLLYAMYHPAYVVRGAYTPAAYARDFQRLARLCNGS comes from the coding sequence ATGGTTGAGCGCAGCGCCTTCGCATCGGGTGCCGCGGCGTGCACGAGCGCGGCATCCATCAAGCCGCGCGGCGCGGCGGCCCGCCTGCGAGCGTTGAGCGCCGCGATGCGCGGATGCGTGCGTTGCCCGGCGCTGGTGAAATGCCGTTCGCAAGTCGTGCCGGGCCAGGGCGCGGCGCCGGCGCGGGTTGCGTTCGTGGGCCTGGCACCCGGCCGTCTCGGCGCCGACCGCACCGGAATCCCGTTCAGCGGCGATCGTTCGGGAGAATTGCTCCGTGGGATGATCGCGCGCGCCGGTCTTCGGCGCCTTTTCATCACTAACGTGGTTCGATGCAACCCGCGCGACGCCCGCGGCCGCAACCGCAATCCAAGCGCGCGCGAGATCGCCAACTGCAGCGGCCATCTCGCAGCCGAACTCGCCCTGGTGCATCCGCAGGTCGTGGTCTGCCTGGGCGCCGTCGCCTGGCGCCGGCTGGCTGGGAGCGCGGCACCGTTCAGACCGCGCCGCGGCGCCGTTCTCCATAGCGGCGGCACGCTGCTATACGCGATGTACCATCCGGCGTACGTGGTGCGCGGCGCTTATACGCCGGCCGCCTACGCGCGGGATTTCCAGCGGCTCGCACGATTATGTAATGGCTCTTAA
- the thyX gene encoding FAD-dependent thymidylate synthase, translated as MNVSNSRAEMQVKLIDYASDPLEKLYAAFRTCYSSDSPIEVWEKIKTEKISHERIREFIGERLKTGHASPLEQIVFWFAISGVSRSLSHQFVRHRIGISFEQQSQRYVKFKQDRLAFVMPDSWRRAGMEEEFSGLLARTSELYARALKAGIPAEDARFVLPNAAPTNFHVMVNFAEMLHICDLRLCVRAQWEIRRMVAMMRAEIKHVLPEIAVFLQPKCGENRMGYCDESLEDWQKCPLGRVRPHKASLFELYERHGTRKAEALGEAEFRAVEEKELL; from the coding sequence ATGAACGTGAGCAACAGCCGGGCTGAGATGCAGGTCAAACTTATCGATTACGCGAGCGACCCGCTGGAAAAGCTCTACGCCGCGTTTCGCACCTGTTACTCGTCGGACTCGCCGATCGAAGTCTGGGAAAAGATCAAGACCGAGAAAATCAGCCACGAGCGGATTCGCGAGTTCATCGGCGAGCGGCTCAAAACCGGCCACGCCTCGCCGCTCGAACAGATCGTGTTCTGGTTCGCGATTTCCGGCGTGTCGCGTTCGCTCTCGCATCAGTTCGTCCGCCATCGTATTGGCATCAGCTTCGAGCAGCAGAGCCAGCGCTACGTGAAATTCAAGCAGGATCGGCTGGCCTTCGTGATGCCCGATTCATGGCGCCGGGCGGGCATGGAAGAGGAATTCTCGGGGCTGCTCGCGCGCACCTCAGAGCTCTACGCGCGCGCGCTCAAGGCCGGGATTCCCGCCGAAGACGCGCGTTTCGTGTTGCCCAACGCGGCGCCGACCAACTTTCACGTAATGGTGAATTTTGCCGAGATGCTGCACATTTGCGATCTCCGGCTGTGCGTGCGCGCGCAGTGGGAGATCCGGCGGATGGTCGCGATGATGCGGGCCGAGATAAAGCACGTGCTGCCCGAGATCGCGGTCTTCCTGCAGCCCAAGTGCGGCGAGAACCGGATGGGCTACTGCGACGAATCGCTCGAGGACTGGCAGAAGTGCCCGCTCGGCCGCGTGCGCCCGCACAAGGCGAGCCTCTTCGAACTCTACGAGCGCCACGGCACGCGCAAGGCCGAAGCGCTCGGCGAGGCCGAATTCCGCGCCGTCGAAGAAAAGGAACTGCTGTAA
- a CDS encoding quinone-dependent dihydroorotate dehydrogenase, giving the protein MTPPAPDFYLRFLRPLLFRLDPERAHRLTLAMMGPIAILRKPAPDPPALATSPWGIRFSNPVGLAAGMDKDIRAVAGWRALGFGFAELGTVTPLAQPGNPRPRLWRLPEQRAMVNRLGFPSAGMERAARRLSRIKRRGLKIRLGLNLGPNKDTPTERVAEDYTTMVARLGAMVDFIVINVSSPNTPGLRDWQSAARLAPLMRPILAEAMKLTPRRPVLVKIAPDLNAPVLASVCEAVSTNGADGLVVCNTTTARQALGVYTEYEGGVSGAPLAKRALAMVAEIRRRTGAKIPIIGVGGVFGAEDAYRLICAGACLVELYTGLVYEGPDLVERIKQGLVELLQRDGLNSIGDAVGIAAPARASERS; this is encoded by the coding sequence ATGACGCCGCCCGCCCCAGACTTCTACCTCCGCTTCCTGCGGCCGCTGCTTTTCCGGCTCGATCCGGAACGCGCCCATCGGCTGACGCTCGCGATGATGGGGCCGATCGCGATCCTGCGCAAGCCGGCGCCGGACCCGCCGGCGCTGGCCACCTCGCCGTGGGGTATCCGGTTCTCCAATCCGGTTGGCCTTGCGGCCGGGATGGACAAGGACATCCGGGCGGTCGCCGGATGGCGCGCGCTTGGTTTCGGCTTTGCCGAGCTTGGTACGGTGACGCCGCTTGCACAACCGGGTAATCCGCGCCCGCGGCTGTGGCGCCTGCCCGAGCAGCGCGCGATGGTGAACCGGCTGGGCTTTCCCAGCGCCGGGATGGAGAGGGCGGCGAGGCGGCTCTCACGCATCAAGCGGCGGGGATTGAAAATCCGGCTCGGGCTGAATCTCGGCCCGAACAAGGACACGCCGACCGAGCGCGTGGCGGAAGATTACACGACGATGGTCGCGAGGCTCGGCGCGATGGTCGATTTTATCGTGATCAACGTAAGCTCGCCGAATACGCCGGGCCTGCGCGACTGGCAATCGGCGGCGCGCCTGGCGCCCCTGATGCGCCCGATCCTGGCCGAGGCGATGAAGCTCACGCCGCGAAGACCCGTGCTGGTGAAAATCGCGCCCGACCTCAACGCGCCAGTGCTCGCCTCGGTATGCGAGGCGGTGTCGACTAACGGCGCTGACGGCCTGGTGGTCTGCAACACGACGACCGCGCGTCAGGCGCTCGGCGTCTATACGGAATACGAAGGCGGAGTAAGCGGGGCGCCGCTTGCGAAGCGGGCGCTCGCGATGGTCGCGGAGATTCGGCGCCGCACGGGCGCAAAGATTCCGATAATCGGAGTCGGCGGAGTGTTCGGCGCCGAGGACGCCTACCGTCTGATCTGCGCGGGCGCGTGCCTGGTCGAGTTATACACGGGACTGGTTTACGAAGGGCCCGACCTGGTGGAGCGAATCAAGCAAGGCCTGGTCGAATTGCTGCAGCGCGACGGGCTGAATTCGATTGGCGACGCCGTCGGCATCGCGGCGCCGGCCAGGGCGAGCGAACGGTCCTGA